In the Alteromonas sp. M12 genome, one interval contains:
- a CDS encoding aldehyde dehydrogenase family protein: MNTASQDTGKPAQSSDIQDLVLGIREVFASGYSKEYQWRVEQLKQLELLIHEKQDVLLAALEQDLGKCKTEAWISELGFVLGDIQHTLKHLKKWMKPRKKSTPLGAQPGKSYILPEPLGTILIIGAWNYPFQLLLAPLVAAIAAGNCAVLKPSELAANMSKLLAELIPEYLDNNAFAVVEGAVDETTELLAQRFDHIFYTGGEAVGKIVMSAAAKHLTPVTLELGGKSPCIVDNSANIDVTAARIVWSKWMNAGQTCVAPDYVLVDKSIADQLLVAIERKITAFYGAAAETSKDYGKIINQRHFQRLANYLEGQNVVFGGKQNIQTGYFEPTLVLNPPLDSELMQQEIFGPILPIVTLDSIDQAIPFVNERSKPLALYVYTNNDDYAQKVLHQTSAGNVCVNDGFMFMTNPDLPFGGVGNSGMGSYHGQSGFDRLSHLKTVMERSFKFDVSLRYPPFSKFKLSILKRIL; encoded by the coding sequence ATGAATACTGCCAGTCAAGATACTGGAAAACCTGCGCAATCTAGCGATATTCAGGACTTAGTGTTGGGAATACGTGAAGTGTTTGCCAGTGGCTACAGTAAAGAGTATCAGTGGCGAGTAGAGCAGCTCAAGCAACTGGAGTTATTAATCCATGAGAAACAGGATGTTTTACTTGCAGCCCTAGAACAAGATTTGGGGAAATGTAAAACAGAAGCATGGATATCTGAATTAGGCTTTGTGCTAGGAGATATTCAACATACTCTTAAGCACTTAAAAAAATGGATGAAACCCCGAAAGAAATCTACTCCACTGGGGGCGCAACCGGGGAAAAGTTATATCTTGCCTGAACCCCTTGGAACTATTTTAATCATTGGTGCTTGGAATTATCCCTTTCAATTGCTTCTTGCACCTTTGGTGGCAGCGATAGCAGCGGGTAATTGTGCCGTTCTAAAACCTTCAGAGTTAGCCGCTAACATGTCTAAACTCTTAGCTGAACTCATTCCTGAATACCTTGATAATAATGCCTTTGCGGTGGTGGAAGGGGCTGTTGATGAAACCACAGAATTATTAGCCCAACGATTTGACCACATTTTTTATACCGGCGGTGAAGCGGTAGGGAAAATAGTAATGTCAGCTGCGGCTAAACACCTCACGCCAGTCACACTCGAACTGGGAGGGAAAAGTCCCTGCATTGTCGATAATTCGGCGAATATTGACGTTACTGCGGCGAGAATAGTTTGGAGTAAATGGATGAATGCCGGGCAAACCTGCGTGGCACCTGACTATGTTCTGGTTGATAAGAGCATAGCAGACCAATTGTTGGTGGCGATTGAGAGAAAAATAACGGCGTTTTATGGGGCGGCAGCTGAAACGAGTAAAGATTATGGCAAAATTATCAACCAACGACATTTTCAGCGTTTAGCTAATTATTTAGAAGGTCAAAATGTGGTTTTTGGTGGCAAGCAAAACATTCAAACGGGTTACTTCGAGCCGACTTTGGTTCTTAATCCGCCGTTAGACAGTGAGCTAATGCAACAAGAAATATTTGGACCAATCTTACCTATAGTCACATTAGATTCAATTGACCAAGCGATTCCTTTTGTTAACGAGCGATCTAAACCTCTGGCTTTGTACGTGTACACAAACAACGATGATTATGCGCAAAAAGTGTTGCATCAGACGTCAGCTGGCAATGTCTGTGTTAACGATGGATTTATGTTTATGACCAATCCTGACCTACCTTTTGGCGGTGTCGGTAATAGTGGGATGGGAAGTTATCATGGTCAATCTGGCTTTGACCGTTTAAGCCATTTGAAAACGGTGATGGAGCGTAGTTTTA
- a CDS encoding adenylosuccinate synthase: MAKNVVVLGTQWGDEGKGKVVDLLTDQATYVVRYQGGHNAGHTLVIDGEKTVLHLIPSGVLRDNITCVIGNGVVLSPEALFKEMKMLEDRGIPVKERLVISEACPLILPYHIAVDMAREEARGAKAIGTTGRGIGPAYEDKVSRRGLRVGDLFNAEDFAVKLKEILEYHNFVLTQYYKAEPVDFDTVLKDALAVADVLKSMVVDVTDVLDKARLRGDAIMFEGAQGTLLDIDHGTYPYVTSSNTTVGGVATGSGFGPLNLDYVLGIVKAYTTRVGSGPFPTELDCEVGQHLGIKGHEFGATTGRKRRTGWFDAVAMKRAVQINSITGFCLTKLDVLDGLEELKICIGYKQADGSVKDVPPMAADDYELITPVYESMPGWSENSYGVTNYDDLPDAAQKYIKRIEEITGVPIDIISTGPDRNETIILRHPFSA, encoded by the coding sequence ATGGCTAAAAATGTTGTAGTGCTCGGTACCCAATGGGGTGACGAGGGTAAAGGTAAAGTAGTAGATTTACTCACAGATCAAGCGACCTATGTTGTCCGTTATCAAGGTGGACATAATGCAGGTCATACGCTCGTAATCGACGGCGAAAAAACCGTTCTTCACTTAATTCCTTCCGGTGTTTTACGCGACAATATTACCTGTGTCATAGGTAATGGTGTGGTGTTGAGTCCAGAAGCGTTATTTAAAGAAATGAAAATGCTTGAAGACCGAGGAATCCCGGTAAAAGAGCGTTTGGTTATCAGTGAAGCCTGCCCGTTAATTCTTCCCTACCATATAGCTGTAGATATGGCTCGAGAAGAAGCGCGCGGAGCTAAAGCAATAGGCACAACTGGTCGTGGTATAGGTCCAGCTTATGAAGACAAGGTTTCTCGTCGCGGCTTACGTGTGGGAGATTTGTTTAATGCTGAAGACTTCGCTGTTAAACTGAAAGAAATTCTTGAATATCACAACTTTGTACTGACTCAGTATTATAAAGCTGAACCTGTGGATTTTGATACCGTATTAAAAGATGCCCTAGCGGTAGCCGACGTATTAAAATCAATGGTTGTTGATGTCACTGACGTATTGGATAAAGCCAGATTGCGTGGTGATGCCATTATGTTTGAAGGGGCACAAGGAACTTTACTCGATATCGATCACGGTACCTATCCTTATGTGACTTCATCGAACACCACTGTCGGTGGTGTGGCAACCGGTTCTGGTTTTGGTCCTCTTAATCTAGATTATGTACTAGGTATCGTAAAAGCCTACACCACTCGAGTGGGTTCAGGGCCTTTTCCAACTGAATTAGATTGTGAAGTTGGTCAACATCTTGGTATCAAAGGCCACGAGTTTGGTGCGACTACAGGTCGTAAACGTCGTACGGGTTGGTTTGACGCTGTAGCCATGAAACGTGCCGTTCAAATTAACTCAATTACAGGTTTCTGTTTAACCAAACTAGATGTGCTTGATGGTTTAGAAGAGTTGAAGATTTGTATTGGTTACAAACAGGCTGATGGCTCAGTAAAAGACGTGCCTCCTATGGCTGCAGATGATTACGAATTGATCACACCTGTTTATGAATCTATGCCAGGTTGGAGCGAAAACTCCTATGGTGTAACCAACTATGATGATTTACCAGACGCTGCGCAAAAATACATTAAGCGTATTGAGGAAATCACTGGGGTACCAATAGATATTATTTCAACAGGCCCTGACAGAAACGAGACGATTATTTTACGTCATCCATTTTCTGCATAA
- a CDS encoding DUF2065 domain-containing protein → MGNTILIAFSLVLVIEGIGPMLFPKRWKSYIYQIATQPNEQLRTIGGVMVTIGVVSLFFLLEK, encoded by the coding sequence TTGGGCAACACTATACTTATCGCTTTTTCGCTAGTCCTCGTGATAGAGGGTATTGGACCTATGTTGTTTCCTAAACGTTGGAAAAGTTATATCTATCAAATTGCCACTCAACCAAATGAACAACTTCGCACTATTGGTGGTGTGATGGTGACTATAGGTGTAGTCAGCCTGTTCTTCCTACTTGAAAAATAA
- a CDS encoding response regulator transcription factor, whose protein sequence is MTDNVLLVEDDNDIANLIRLNLSELGIETTHIDNGKAALECALNDDYSLMILDVMLPQISGLDICRQVRDKKPQQAIIMLTAKNSETDRVLGLELGADDYMTKPFSVRELQARVRSQLRKVALLADAGRNIEPETDKPLTIGSLVINQKNHLVLFDNAALDLTATEFELLFHLASHPNQVFSRSQLLESVWGYHHSGYEHTVNSHINRLRAKIEGDATSPQIVQTVWGVGYKFNPEGVHKYATNN, encoded by the coding sequence ATGACAGATAATGTGCTCTTGGTAGAAGACGATAACGATATTGCAAATTTGATTCGACTTAATTTATCCGAATTAGGCATTGAAACTACGCATATTGATAATGGTAAAGCTGCCTTAGAGTGTGCACTTAACGATGATTATTCGTTAATGATTTTAGATGTCATGCTGCCACAGATAAGTGGATTGGATATTTGTCGTCAGGTCAGAGATAAGAAACCTCAACAAGCGATTATCATGTTAACGGCAAAAAACTCAGAAACTGATCGTGTATTAGGGTTGGAGCTAGGTGCCGATGACTACATGACAAAACCTTTCAGCGTTAGGGAATTACAAGCAAGGGTCCGTTCGCAGCTCAGAAAAGTCGCACTGCTAGCTGATGCCGGTCGTAACATCGAACCTGAAACTGATAAACCATTGACCATAGGTAGTTTGGTGATTAATCAAAAAAATCACTTAGTACTGTTTGATAATGCAGCCCTGGATCTCACCGCCACGGAATTTGAGTTACTTTTTCATTTGGCCAGTCACCCAAATCAAGTTTTTAGTCGCAGTCAGTTACTTGAGTCAGTTTGGGGATACCATCACAGTGGTTATGAGCACACAGTGAATTCCCATATAAACCGTCTTAGAGCTAAGATTGAAGGAGATGCCACTTCCCCACAAATTGTGCAAACTGTCTGGGGCGTTGGTTACAAATTTAACCCTGAAGGTGTCCATAAATATGCGACAAACAATTGA
- a CDS encoding spondin domain-containing protein encodes MLQLFKNKPLRLAILASITLGLVACNDDDDPETPLPPVAVDVTYQITVTNLTNGQPLSPIAVILHSDDNLWMIGDSASVELETMAESGDNSSLLGLPMVLASASGDAPVGPGVSETFEVTIEDVTDAKLTVATMLVNTNDAFTGLNAWDLSQLAVGDTWKGAMAAYDAGTEGNSEAAGTIPGPADGGVGFEDARDDVDYVAMHPGVVTSADNLATSVLDSQHKFDNPVISISVTRIE; translated from the coding sequence ATGTTGCAATTATTTAAAAACAAGCCGCTACGTTTGGCTATTCTTGCCTCTATTACTCTTGGTTTAGTTGCCTGTAATGATGACGATGATCCTGAAACCCCATTACCGCCTGTGGCCGTGGATGTGACTTATCAAATTACGGTAACTAATCTAACCAATGGACAGCCACTATCACCGATTGCTGTAATACTGCATTCAGATGATAACCTTTGGATGATTGGTGATTCTGCGTCAGTTGAGTTAGAAACTATGGCTGAATCTGGCGACAACTCAAGCCTGCTTGGTTTACCCATGGTTTTAGCTTCTGCCTCTGGTGATGCACCTGTAGGTCCTGGTGTTAGCGAAACCTTTGAAGTGACTATAGAGGACGTCACCGATGCTAAACTAACCGTTGCGACAATGTTAGTGAATACAAATGATGCTTTTACCGGTCTTAATGCTTGGGATTTATCTCAATTAGCTGTTGGAGATACTTGGAAAGGCGCAATGGCTGCATATGACGCGGGCACTGAAGGTAATTCTGAAGCTGCTGGGACTATTCCTGGACCTGCTGATGGTGGTGTCGGTTTTGAAGATGCGCGCGACGATGTTGATTACGTAGCAATGCATCCTGGAGTGGTTACTTCAGCTGATAACTTAGCCACATCGGTGTTGGATTCTCAACATAAATTCGACAACCCTGTAATCAGTATTAGTGTGACTCGAATCGAATAA
- a CDS encoding spondin domain-containing protein, with protein sequence MKTSTKMLTASLLTVAMQPAWSADLTVEIQNLTQGIYFTPLLVAAHTPEASLFELGETASAEIEAMAEMGSLDGLMSIGTSVNANMVADPAGGLLAPSLSISTALTTDDSNTVLSITGMILPSNDGFVGLDNWPIPSEAGTYTFYLNAYDAGTEANDELRTSMPVPPPLDPLLGSNGSGVTSEESNSTVHVHRGNIGDAETDGGTSDIVNSIHRWLNPVAKVTVTVN encoded by the coding sequence ATGAAAACAAGTACTAAAATGCTTACCGCTAGCCTACTGACCGTTGCTATGCAACCTGCATGGTCTGCTGACCTTACCGTTGAAATCCAAAATCTTACCCAAGGTATCTATTTCACTCCTTTACTAGTAGCTGCGCATACGCCTGAAGCTAGTCTGTTTGAATTAGGTGAAACTGCTTCTGCTGAAATTGAAGCTATGGCTGAGATGGGAAGTTTAGACGGGCTAATGAGTATCGGGACTTCGGTTAATGCCAATATGGTAGCCGACCCCGCTGGTGGTTTACTCGCCCCATCATTATCTATAAGCACAGCTCTTACTACTGATGATTCCAATACAGTATTATCTATTACCGGAATGATTTTGCCATCCAATGATGGGTTTGTTGGACTCGATAATTGGCCTATTCCTAGCGAAGCTGGAACCTATACTTTCTACTTAAATGCTTATGATGCTGGTACAGAAGCAAATGACGAATTGCGTACTAGTATGCCTGTGCCTCCTCCACTTGACCCGCTATTAGGCAGCAATGGTTCTGGAGTGACGAGTGAAGAGTCGAACAGTACCGTTCACGTTCACCGAGGTAATATCGGGGATGCAGAAACGGATGGTGGTACAAGCGATATAGTGAATAGCATTCATCGTTGGTTAAACCCGGTTGCCAAAGTTACAGTAACCGTAAACTAG